From Vigna angularis cultivar LongXiaoDou No.4 chromosome 11, ASM1680809v1, whole genome shotgun sequence:
GATAGTTGATGATCAATGGCTACATTAATCTGTTCAACAGTCTGATTAGTAGACCTGCTTTGTTTGATACCCTTTTCTGAACCTGGTGTAGGAAACTTCCTTTGTTGAAGAGGAGGGAATCCTGAATCACTAGCTGTGGATCCAGCAACAACCTCAGAAAAAGGTTTTCTCATTTTGAAAATAGGGAAACCTCTACCAAAACTTATCTTTTTATCATCAACCTTCATGACATCTAAAGATGTTCCAATGTCTTCCACTCCGTTCAGCACAGCAGGGTGGGTTTGTATAACCCCAGTTTTCTTTGCATCTGCAATGGATTCAACCTTGGGTGCCCTAATTACAGAGCCTTGCTTCACTATACTCTCTGTAGAACCATttggtattttctttttttctaggTATATTGTCCATTTCAAAAGAAATTTTTCAGTGGCAGAAAATCCACTTTGAAGTAAGCCTTTAGAAGATTCATAGTAGCTAGCACCCCCAATACGAAGCAAACTCCAAGCAGAAGATTTAACAGGTGCTGCAACTTCTGTTTCTGGTAATTTGACTGCAGGAAGTAGCTTATCACAGTCAGAGAAGCAACTGTCATCAGCTGATTCAAAATCAAAAGGATCAGGACGTAACTGTCGGGAACGCCCACAAGCACAAGCGTGAAGGAAAAAATAGCCACTTGAATGTGGCTTGGGCGAGGCTCCTAAATCTGAATTACTGGTTTCAGCATCATACCTCTGGTGCATGCATGGGTTTCCTGTCAAACTAACAGCATCACATAGTTGCCTTCCTGATTTCCATATGGAAGTGCATTCATCTTCCAATTTTTTTGCAAATAGTTCCACTGAAGGTCCTTTCACCATTGACCGAAATGCATTTAATGCTTTATCTAAATGGACCACATGTTGTGAAGTAGGATAACAAGCAGGCAAGTCTTTCAAATAAAGTTCCTTTGCGGCTGGAATGGCTCTTTGGCACCACATAGTTGAGAATTTAGTGTTCAACCCTCTACCACTTTGTAACCAAGATACTGCAACATCTAAAGGATTTGTATTCTTCAAAGATCCTTCCGCTGAGGATGAAACAGTATTCCGAGAATGAGGTTTCCTTTTGACAATATCAAATTCATCCAGGGAACCACCTTTTGCACAGAGAACTCCACTCAAGATATGACGACTAGAAGATAACCAAACTTCAAGATTTGGAAGATCAGGAGTAGTAAACGTTTTCCCAGATGCAGCTGAGGCAGCAGCTGCAGCTGCTGCAACAGCAACCATGCCAACACCAGCAGCTGAGCCACTGTTGGTATTAATTAGTCCCCCTCTCCCTCTCAAAATATCAGATTGCCTGTAAATGAACTCCTTAACTGATATTAAATCTTCTTTGGTTGCACTTTGACCATGGCTTTCAAGCAAAAGGGAATCTGGAGTTGCTTTCCCATTTAATACATCGTCAACAAGGCCAATGGCAAACTCAAGAGACTCACCTCTTTGATTTGAAAACCGGTCTAATAAGACAACTGTCCTAGATGCATCAAGTGAAAACAAAGGGGCAGCAGTTGAGGAACCTGCAGTCCTTATGCCAGGATGAGTTATTTCAGGACCTGATAACGTCCGGCATTTCTTCACCAGAAAGCGAATTTGTGCTTCAAGAGATGTCTGTAGTTTCTTCCTAAATCCACCTTCAGATCGGCTTGCAGGGCGTGCCAGCACTACTACCGAACCAGAACCTTTAGCAGACAAGTTTCCCTTGGCTGCTCCACTCAAACTAGACGATTGACTAAGTGAAGTACTATCTGAAGAATCCTCCCCATTTGCACTGGAATTAGATAAACTGGAGAAGTCATCGATGAATACAAACAGTGTGACAGGTATGCACTGTCCTGGAAACAAAGAAGCATAAGAACCTAAACCTGACATGAGAGATATGGCCGACACATTGCGACTCAAGTTACCACCACCTCTACCTGGAGATGAATTGTTTGCTGCTGAAGCGGATCTTGAGGACGATGAAGGATGCGATCTAGCCGGCAAAGGCGGCATAGTTTGGGATCTAACAAAGGGAGCCATTGCATGCTTAGCTGATTGCAGCACACGAAAATTCCTTAAAATTCTAGAACCAAAGTGTGACCCCTCctgaatatatataataacatgaCAAACCTGCATTTCTAAGACGTCAATTACACCATCAACCAcacacaatttaaaataaaaataatacagaCCACGCACCCTGTAATTTCACGGATAGCTATCAACAACAGTAAAATTCAACGTACTAATTCACCGAAGGTTAGTGTACTTATCTCTTTCACACAAACTTGCATTACATGAATATCAAAAACCTTACCAGAACTTCTGTAACTGTAATTTAGCCTATACGATTAGGTTATTGATATTGTAAAAGTGTACATAATAAAATGTAAGGTATTTAGTGAAGAAAGTGACATACAGAGAACATGAAAAGCATTCCCTGGAGGTCGCCGAACTCGTGCTCCTCGACGGCAGAATCAAATCCCGGAGTCGCAACGTCCGCAGCCGTGTGAATTGCGGGACAGCGAGTGGAAGAGAACTGAAGGAACAAAATCCCTCTCTCGTGGTCGTGAAAGTAGCTGATTCTCCTCCGCTCGAACCACTCCCTCGCCTCCTCATCGTCGACGAGGAGCGGGGCGTCGAGATTTCCGGAGGCAAAGACGTTGGAGTCGATGACACGGTCGAGGAGCTGCGCGGAATCGTCATGCCGTCGCGCGATGAAGCCGACAACCACCACGCCATCGGAGGCGCGTGGGAGCGGCGCCTGAGACGGCGACGGCGACGGCGAAGGATGATCGGTGGTCGACGGCGAGGGAGAAGACGGAGGGCGAATGAGGACTCGAACGGGTGACGGCGACGGGGAAGGGTTTCGTTGCTCCATCTTTCAAATGTCAATGCCTTCTCTTTGCCCTGCAAGATTTCGATTTCCAGCTTCATCCCATTCTTcttccctcttttttttttgctttttttttttgtttagattGTGTTTTAGTTTTCTGGAGTTGGCTTCCAAGGTTGCACTTGcatatttaaatatagatagatagatagatagatagatgcAGTGCGGTGTTTGAAAAGTGGACTTTGGAGTTCTGCAGTTAGAATTTGGTCTAATGgcttcaactcaactcaaaaTTCCAACACATTctgaaaatctgaaaaaaagtatttacattattatatcTGATGCATATCCATAGCATAATCCTATTAACAGttcagttattatttttctactttttaatctccaataattttactttagttGTGAAATTACATCCTTTTTCTatacaatttcattttaatttattcaatattaatcaataatattttatttttaaaattttaacctaTAACAAGATGCCGCAAGTATcgtattataaaaaattgataactGCTTTTTATGCAAGTTATATTTCTAATAAAacccaataaaaaaaacaatgagtATTATCctcattatttttgtttgcaCAATAATAAGTGTTGATAGTAGAGAACTCTACTCATcatgattttaaattatatatagagagagttataaatagatagatagataggaatgttatatacaattataataattttcgtATATCTTATCAGAATACGAAAGGTTTGGCAAGTGATGTTtgtaaaatacattatttttttaatttgcaaaggtgagattttttttttttttttatattgtgaaGAAATTGTTTCGTATAACATAATTCTggttttttttctaattcatatTTAGGAgagatgtttttttatttttttattttttctttttactttttattattttatccagTTAGTATAAGAGAaacacgttttttttttttgtaattttttatcataCTTTTTAATcgaacaaaaaattaataaattatagaaGACATTAGTGCATGAGAAgcatattttttgtattttttattttatttttatgttgttttatcATGGTTCTAAAgggatgaattttttttttatttgtaatatttatttgtttgattatgttgttactatttatttaagtttttatgtGTTTATATTTTCGATTGCAATTTATTTGGTTCTACTATTTTGTTTGTGTAAGCAAAATcaataatgtaattattatatatggattattttatacaaataaatagcataaacaagtcttaaatgaaataacagaaaattaatttagcataataatattgttaaaaaatataaaagcatgatagtttatactataaaatagttttttttttcattcacatattttttagtcatgtttggtgaatttataagaaaattaaatgatttCTATAATTACGTAATTGTATATTCTCATCATTGTtgttatctttgttttttttatctttatcaattTCATTGTCAAATCTTTGAGAAcagataatatttaattgtatgAAGAGGATGGAAGATAATATCATAGCAAATTATAAATCGTAAATAGTTGAAGACATATAATGAAttggaaaacaaatttaattgaaatggTAAAATAGTATAAGTGTAAGCAACTTGATATGAAGATTGGGTTAACATGTTATAATAatctataaaagagaaagaaagaaataaaatgatttattaaaccagtataatttttataatattgtggtcagtatttatctatatttcatctcatatttttctttgaagttaatttaagtttaataaattattaaaagtacATTATTGAAGGTCACATGTTTGCGTAACCCAACTCGATcaatttgatgaaattttactatggcaaaatatatttaaaggagaaaagtctaaatcaatcaaacatttaattaaaacaaaaaatgttgttaattATTGTCATAAAGAATTcacaaaaatagaaacaaaagtGGTGTTAGTGAGACGGATATAATGttgtgaaaataaaatgttattatcaTTTGATTGTAAGTGGTCAAACATATCATCTATTAggttaatttaataattatttgatataaaacataaaagtaaaaatgtaattgaaacattaaacttaaaatttgactttgttgattataaaaaaaaaagtcaataatGAGAAATCAAGATCTAAAATAATGTCTTTAGTGGTTAAAAACTCAATTGTTGAAAGGGGAGCAAGTTgattaataatgtatttttttttatgatgtttcaggtgtatttaattaacttttttatgatgtttcacgtgtatttaattaacttttttaggtttaaactcTCATTTGGTCTTCATATTTGTATGTCAATATTAAGTGGGTCATCAtgtttttttcggtctcaatcgggtccttaaacttgttaaaatgagCTAATTAAGCCCTCTCCGTTAATTTTTCAGTAACGTCGTTTATCTTTGTTGAGGTGTAATCTATTTTAGTTGACGAGacattgtttattaaatttcattggTGTTGTGTTATGTGAATAGATTGCCACGTGTGATGTGTTAGCcgtaaaagttaatatttagAGAGAATCCTGATTTCGAAAGTGTTTAACATCTCCGTTTTCGTTAGGAAGAGTTGTGGAAGCAGTGTTGAAGTGACGAAATGTCTGATTGTTCTTCGTCTTGCAAATGCACAGGTTGGGGTTTTCAAAATAGCTCTGATAGTGGGAGTAGGTTGGGTGTAAAACCCAGTTGCTTTTGTGGGCGGCCTGCAGTCTTCCGCGTTGCCAGAACCCCTAAAAGCAAGGGCAAAAGATTTTGGGGTTGCCCTAACTTCAAGGTGAGTTTAATGGAAGCAGTTTTGTGAGTTATTGTATGGTTTTGATTTTCCAGAGGGTGAGAGTTTTGATTTCGGTGACGAGGGAGTGTGTGTTTTGTTGTTCCACAGGTTGGGAGTGAAGATTTCGTTGGATGCAACTTTTTTGAGTGGTGCACTGAAGAAGTAATTGATTCTCGAAATGTGGTGAATTTAGAAGACAGTAGTGCAAGTGCAAGGAATGTAGTGCAAGTGCAAGGAATGAAGAAGTGGGTAGAagtttgatgaagatggaacaaagtgtgatgaagatggaagaaagaGATGGTGAAAAGCTGAGAATTGGGTGTTTGGAGAAAAGTGTAGTTATTTTGGAGAAAAGGATGAAGGTTTTAATGGGCATGGTGTTTGTTACATGTGTTTTTAATGTAATTGTGATATCAATGTTGATGAAACTTGGTTGATGAAAGTAGATGAAAGTAGGTTTATATGAATGTAATTTGATCTTTGGAAGGATGTTTGGAATAGAATGTTGTTGTCTGcctgttttaaatataaagttgaCTTCTTAATATTGTCTTATttgattaatgtaattttatatgGGTTGCTGTTGTTAAAGGAAGTGCAAAGGTAACATCAGAAAGCAACTTTGTTAAACATCATAAACATATGATAACGACATGAATAAAAAATGGATTTCATTATCATTTAACAAAAAAACCTTATATGAACTTTGTCTTACTCAATGCATAAGATAACAAAACAAACCTGATGTTAACATAACAAAAGAAACCTGATATCATTACTTCATCAATCTTACTCAGTCAataacataagaaaataaacCTGATATTACTTCTTCAATAGAAATTACACCAAATATGTCTTCATGAAGTACACATAGACCAAAACAAAAGTTATACTACATTGTCTTCATCACTAAATATGTCTTGAGCAATacacattacaaaaaaaaaactaataatacatTGGTCCTTCATCAGTACAGATTAAATAACGTTTGGAGAAGGACATTCAGCTGACTCCTGAGAAATAGGCACATCTCTTGGTGAAGGGATTGTGAGTTGTGTTTGTTGAGTAGGTTGATTAGTAGACACATCTGGTGAAGGCACAGATTGTGTTGTAGGTCGTTGTGGAcatgttttttttgttgtgtcCAAGTTGTTTGCAGACAACACAAATTTT
This genomic window contains:
- the LOC108334029 gene encoding uncharacterized protein LOC108334029 isoform X6, which encodes MQWLPLLDPKLCRLCRLDRILHRPQDPLQQQTIHLQCIPVTLFVFIDDFSSLSNSSANGEDSSDSTSLSQSSSLSGAAKGNLSAKGSGSVVVLARPASRSEGGFRKKLQTSLEAQIRFLVKKCRTLSGPEITHPGIRTAGSSTAAPLFSLDASRTVVLLDRFSNQRGESLEFAIGLVDDVLNGKATPDSLLLESHGQSATKEDLISVKEFIYRQSDILRGRGGLINTNSGSAAGVGMVAVAAAAAAASAASGKTFTTPDLPNLEVWLSSSRHILSGVLCAKGGSLDEFDIVKRKPHSRNTVSSSAEGSLKNTNPLDVAVSWLQSGRGLNTKFSTMWCQRAIPAAKELYLKDLPACYPTSQHVVHLDKALNAFRSMVKGPSVELFAKKLEDECTSIWKSGRQLCDAVSLTGNPCMHQRYDAETSNSDLGASPKPHSSGYFFLHACACGRSRQLRPDPFDFESADDSCFSDCDKLLPAVKLPETEVAAPVKSSAWSLLRIGGASYYESSKGLLQSGFSATEKFLLKWTIYLEKKKIPNGSTESIVKQGSVIRAPKVESIADAKKTGVIQTHPAVLNGVEDIGTSLDVMKVDDKKISFGRGFPIFKMRKPFSEVVAGSTASDSGFPPLQQRKFPTPGSEKGIKQSRSTNQTVEQINVAIDHQLSQNVSSTQGHVDGNGNNISRDSDPFLRIGSNVVPVYSNDVEKNKSHSLKHVVVYVGFEHECPRGHRFLLNAEHLAKLGSSYSSSEESHVSSMEPSGINQAGHTKVSKNSSWNKVHRSSNEILSVASNKERDVNKSNEMIPNGDSNSDGLTHTDILLKQYNLNSTNTFGKPLNLMKDFGGDIHAISMGGDDLAWSMLNQNLPIYMICPHCKLSRNNKDTPKFKFASGISQLKRIFLVTPAFPVVLATCPVVQFETSCLPPSVPDREKKLQFSLGCEVILPPESFLTLKLPFVYGVQLEDGNKHPLNPFEQQPEMTAWIAKGTVLKILSKWNSDEGYQPQ
- the LOC108334029 gene encoding uncharacterized protein LOC108334029 isoform X4, encoding MEQRNPSPSPSPVRVLIRPPSSPSPSTTDHPSPSPSPSQAPLPRASDGVVVVGFIARRHDDSAQLLDRVIDSNVFASGNLDAPLLVDDEEAREWFERRRISYFHDHERGILFLQFSSTRCPAIHTAADVATPGFDSAVEEHEFGDLQGMLFMFSVCHVIIYIQEGSHFGSRILRNFRVLQSAKHAMAPFVRSQTMPPLPARSHPSSSSRSASAANNSSPGQCIPVTLFVFIDDFSSLSNSSANGEDSSDSTSLSQSSSLSGAAKGNLSAKGSGSVVVLARPASRSEGGFRKKLQTSLEAQIRFLVKKCRTLSGPEITHPGIRTAGSSTAAPLFSLDASRTVVLLDRFSNQRGESLEFAIGLVDDVLNGKATPDSLLLESHGQSATKEDLISVKEFIYRQSDILRGRGGLINTNSGSAAGVGMVAVAAAAAAASAASGKTFTTPDLPNLEVWLSSSRHILSGVLCAKGGSLDEFDIVKRKPHSRNTVSSSAEGSLKNTNPLDVAVSWLQSGRGLNTKFSTMWCQRAIPAAKELYLKDLPACYPTSQHVVHLDKALNAFRSMVKGPSVELFAKKLEDECTSIWKSGRQLCDAVSLTGNPCMHQRYDAETSNSDLGASPKPHSSGYFFLHACACGRSRQLRPDPFDFESADDSCFSDCDKLLPAVKLPETEVAAPVKSSAWSLLRIGGASYYESSKGLLQSGFSATEKFLLKWTIYLEKKKIPNGSTESIVKQGSVIRAPKVESIADAKKTGVIQTHPAVLNGVEDIGTSLDVMKVDDKKISFGRGFPIFKMRKPFSEVVAGSTASDSGFPPLQQRKFPTPGSEKGIKQSRSTNQTVEQINVAIDHQLSQNVSSTQGHVDGNGNNISRDSDPFLRIGSNVVPVYSNDVEKNKSHSLKHVVVYVGFEHECPRGHRFLLNAEHLAKLGSSYSSSEESHVSSMEPSGINQAGHTKVSKNSSWNKVHRSSNEILSVASNKERDVNKSNEMIPNGDSNSDGLTHTDILLKQYNLNSTNTFGKPLNLMKDFGGDIHAISMGGDDLAWSMLNQNLPIYMICPHCKLSRNNKDTPKFKFASGISQLKRIFLVTPAFPVVLATCPVVQFETSCLPPSVPDREKKLQFSLGCEVILPPESFLTLKLPFVYGVQLEDGNKHPLNPFEQQPEMTAWIAKGTVLKILSKWNSDEGYQPQ
- the LOC108334029 gene encoding uncharacterized protein LOC108334029 isoform X5, which translates into the protein MKLEIEILQGKEKALTFERWSNETLPRRRHPFESSFALRLLPRRRPPIILRRRRRRLRRRSHAPPMAWWLSASSRDGMTIPRSSSTVSSTPTSLPPEISTPRSSSTMRRRGSGSSGGESATFTTTREGFCSFSSLPLAVPQFTRLRTLRLRDLILPSRSTSSATSRECFSCSLSQTMPPLPARSHPSSSSRSASAANNSSPGQCIPVTLFVFIDDFSSLSNSSANGEDSSDSTSLSQSSSLSGAAKGNLSAKGSGSVVVLARPASRSEGGFRKKLQTSLEAQIRFLVKKCRTLSGPEITHPGIRTAGSSTAAPLFSLDASRTVVLLDRFSNQRGESLEFAIGLVDDVLNGKATPDSLLLESHGQSATKEDLISVKEFIYRQSDILRGRGGLINTNSGSAAGVGMVAVAAAAAAASAASGKTFTTPDLPNLEVWLSSSRHILSGVLCAKGGSLDEFDIVKRKPHSRNTVSSSAEGSLKNTNPLDVAVSWLQSGRGLNTKFSTMWCQRAIPAAKELYLKDLPACYPTSQHVVHLDKALNAFRSMVKGPSVELFAKKLEDECTSIWKSGRQLCDAVSLTGNPCMHQRYDAETSNSDLGASPKPHSSGYFFLHACACGRSRQLRPDPFDFESADDSCFSDCDKLLPAVKLPETEVAAPVKSSAWSLLRIGGASYYESSKGLLQSGFSATEKFLLKWTIYLEKKKIPNGSTESIVKQGSVIRAPKVESIADAKKTGVIQTHPAVLNGVEDIGTSLDVMKVDDKKISFGRGFPIFKMRKPFSEVVAGSTASDSGFPPLQQRKFPTPGSEKGIKQSRSTNQTVEQINVAIDHQLSQNVSSTQGHVDGNGNNISRDSDPFLRIGSNVVPVYSNDVEKNKSHSLKHVVVYVGFEHECPRGHRFLLNAEHLAKLGSSYSSSEESHVSSMEPSGINQAGHTKVSKNSSWNKVHRSSNEILSVASNKERDVNKSNEMIPNGDSNSDGLTHTDILLKQYNLNSTNTFGKPLNLMKDFGGDIHAISMGGDDLAWSMLNQNLPIYMICPHCKLSRNNKDTPKFKFASGISQLKRIFLVTPAFPVVLATCPVVQFETSCLPPSVPDREKKLQFSLGCEVILPPESFLTLKLPFVYGVQLEDGNKHPLNPFEQQPEMTAWIAKGTVLKILSKWNSDEGYQPQ
- the LOC108334029 gene encoding uncharacterized protein LOC108334029 isoform X2, producing the protein MEQRNPSPSPSPVRVLIRPPSSPSPSTTDHPSPSPSPSQAPLPRASDGVVVVGFIARRHDDSAQLLDRVIDSNVFASGNLDAPLLVDDEEAREWFERRRISYFHDHERGILFLQFSSTRCPAIHTAADVATPGFDSAVEEHEFGDLQGMLFMFSEGSHFGSRILRNFRVLQSAKHAMAPFVRSQTMPPLPARSHPSSSSRSASAANNSSPGRGGGNLSRNVSAISLMSGLGSYASLFPGQCIPVTLFVFIDDFSSLSNSSANGEDSSDSTSLSQSSSLSGAAKGNLSAKGSGSVVVLARPASRSEGGFRKKLQTSLEAQIRFLVKKCRTLSGPEITHPGIRTAGSSTAAPLFSLDASRTVVLLDRFSNQRGESLEFAIGLVDDVLNGKATPDSLLLESHGQSATKEDLISVKEFIYRQSDILRGRGGLINTNSGSAAGVGMVAVAAAAAAASAASGKTFTTPDLPNLEVWLSSSRHILSGVLCAKGGSLDEFDIVKRKPHSRNTVSSSAEGSLKNTNPLDVAVSWLQSGRGLNTKFSTMWCQRAIPAAKELYLKDLPACYPTSQHVVHLDKALNAFRSMVKGPSVELFAKKLEDECTSIWKSGRQLCDAVSLTGNPCMHQRYDAETSNSDLGASPKPHSSGYFFLHACACGRSRQLRPDPFDFESADDSCFSDCDKLLPAVKLPETEVAAPVKSSAWSLLRIGGASYYESSKGLLQSGFSATEKFLLKWTIYLEKKKIPNGSTESIVKQGSVIRAPKVESIADAKKTGVIQTHPAVLNGVEDIGTSLDVMKVDDKKISFGRGFPIFKMRKPFSEVVAGSTASDSGFPPLQQRKFPTPGSEKGIKQSRSTNQTVEQINVAIDHQLSQNVSSTQGHVDGNGNNISRDSDPFLRIGSNVVPVYSNDVEKNKSHSLKHVVVYVGFEHECPRGHRFLLNAEHLAKLGSSYSSSEESHVSSMEPSGINQAGHTKVSKNSSWNKVHRSSNEILSVASNKERDVNKSNEMIPNGDSNSDGLTHTDILLKQYNLNSTNTFGKPLNLMKDFGGDIHAISMGGDDLAWSMLNQNLPIYMICPHCKLSRNNKDTPKFKFASGISQLKRIFLVTPAFPVVLATCPVVQFETSCLPPSVPDREKKLQFSLGCEVILPPESFLTLKLPFVYGVQLEDGNKHPLNPFEQQPEMTAWIAKGTVLKILSKWNSDEGYQPQ
- the LOC108334029 gene encoding uncharacterized protein LOC108334029 isoform X1, which encodes MEQRNPSPSPSPVRVLIRPPSSPSPSTTDHPSPSPSPSQAPLPRASDGVVVVGFIARRHDDSAQLLDRVIDSNVFASGNLDAPLLVDDEEAREWFERRRISYFHDHERGILFLQFSSTRCPAIHTAADVATPGFDSAVEEHEFGDLQGMLFMFSVCHVIIYIQEGSHFGSRILRNFRVLQSAKHAMAPFVRSQTMPPLPARSHPSSSSRSASAANNSSPGRGGGNLSRNVSAISLMSGLGSYASLFPGQCIPVTLFVFIDDFSSLSNSSANGEDSSDSTSLSQSSSLSGAAKGNLSAKGSGSVVVLARPASRSEGGFRKKLQTSLEAQIRFLVKKCRTLSGPEITHPGIRTAGSSTAAPLFSLDASRTVVLLDRFSNQRGESLEFAIGLVDDVLNGKATPDSLLLESHGQSATKEDLISVKEFIYRQSDILRGRGGLINTNSGSAAGVGMVAVAAAAAAASAASGKTFTTPDLPNLEVWLSSSRHILSGVLCAKGGSLDEFDIVKRKPHSRNTVSSSAEGSLKNTNPLDVAVSWLQSGRGLNTKFSTMWCQRAIPAAKELYLKDLPACYPTSQHVVHLDKALNAFRSMVKGPSVELFAKKLEDECTSIWKSGRQLCDAVSLTGNPCMHQRYDAETSNSDLGASPKPHSSGYFFLHACACGRSRQLRPDPFDFESADDSCFSDCDKLLPAVKLPETEVAAPVKSSAWSLLRIGGASYYESSKGLLQSGFSATEKFLLKWTIYLEKKKIPNGSTESIVKQGSVIRAPKVESIADAKKTGVIQTHPAVLNGVEDIGTSLDVMKVDDKKISFGRGFPIFKMRKPFSEVVAGSTASDSGFPPLQQRKFPTPGSEKGIKQSRSTNQTVEQINVAIDHQLSQNVSSTQGHVDGNGNNISRDSDPFLRIGSNVVPVYSNDVEKNKSHSLKHVVVYVGFEHECPRGHRFLLNAEHLAKLGSSYSSSEESHVSSMEPSGINQAGHTKVSKNSSWNKVHRSSNEILSVASNKERDVNKSNEMIPNGDSNSDGLTHTDILLKQYNLNSTNTFGKPLNLMKDFGGDIHAISMGGDDLAWSMLNQNLPIYMICPHCKLSRNNKDTPKFKFASGISQLKRIFLVTPAFPVVLATCPVVQFETSCLPPSVPDREKKLQFSLGCEVILPPESFLTLKLPFVYGVQLEDGNKHPLNPFEQQPEMTAWIAKGTVLKILSKWNSDEGYQPQ
- the LOC108334029 gene encoding uncharacterized protein LOC108334029 isoform X3; the protein is MKLEIEILQGKEKALTFERWSNETLPRRRHPFESSFALRLLPRRRPPIILRRRRRRLRRRSHAPPMAWWLSASSRDGMTIPRSSSTVSSTPTSLPPEISTPRSSSTMRRRGSGSSGGESATFTTTREGFCSFSSLPLAVPQFTRLRTLRLRDLILPSRSTSSATSRECFSCSLSQTMPPLPARSHPSSSSRSASAANNSSPGRGGGNLSRNVSAISLMSGLGSYASLFPGQCIPVTLFVFIDDFSSLSNSSANGEDSSDSTSLSQSSSLSGAAKGNLSAKGSGSVVVLARPASRSEGGFRKKLQTSLEAQIRFLVKKCRTLSGPEITHPGIRTAGSSTAAPLFSLDASRTVVLLDRFSNQRGESLEFAIGLVDDVLNGKATPDSLLLESHGQSATKEDLISVKEFIYRQSDILRGRGGLINTNSGSAAGVGMVAVAAAAAAASAASGKTFTTPDLPNLEVWLSSSRHILSGVLCAKGGSLDEFDIVKRKPHSRNTVSSSAEGSLKNTNPLDVAVSWLQSGRGLNTKFSTMWCQRAIPAAKELYLKDLPACYPTSQHVVHLDKALNAFRSMVKGPSVELFAKKLEDECTSIWKSGRQLCDAVSLTGNPCMHQRYDAETSNSDLGASPKPHSSGYFFLHACACGRSRQLRPDPFDFESADDSCFSDCDKLLPAVKLPETEVAAPVKSSAWSLLRIGGASYYESSKGLLQSGFSATEKFLLKWTIYLEKKKIPNGSTESIVKQGSVIRAPKVESIADAKKTGVIQTHPAVLNGVEDIGTSLDVMKVDDKKISFGRGFPIFKMRKPFSEVVAGSTASDSGFPPLQQRKFPTPGSEKGIKQSRSTNQTVEQINVAIDHQLSQNVSSTQGHVDGNGNNISRDSDPFLRIGSNVVPVYSNDVEKNKSHSLKHVVVYVGFEHECPRGHRFLLNAEHLAKLGSSYSSSEESHVSSMEPSGINQAGHTKVSKNSSWNKVHRSSNEILSVASNKERDVNKSNEMIPNGDSNSDGLTHTDILLKQYNLNSTNTFGKPLNLMKDFGGDIHAISMGGDDLAWSMLNQNLPIYMICPHCKLSRNNKDTPKFKFASGISQLKRIFLVTPAFPVVLATCPVVQFETSCLPPSVPDREKKLQFSLGCEVILPPESFLTLKLPFVYGVQLEDGNKHPLNPFEQQPEMTAWIAKGTVLKILSKWNSDEGYQPQ